One segment of Corallococcus silvisoli DNA contains the following:
- a CDS encoding chloride channel protein gives MPEPTSGAVHPDLRTGAPSPWLRRILRGLLGQERRFWVLVVGVGLISGLGAVALLAVLRFTQHLFWQSNTEHFLEGALASPGWRRFLVPVLGGALVTLVSLLVGQPLRGHGTAGIIESIWVKSGRLPFPRALLRGFVSIIAVALGAPLGREGALLQTGAASGSALSGWLRLGPGQARVLVACGASAGIASAYNVPIGAALFGLEVLLGSFALELFGPIVVSCVVATLVSRTLIADHPSYVMPHYALTHPRELVLAILLGVLVGGASALYVRGINVASDLLDRLPSWLRPFMPLVAMTVVGATAIAGPYLMGNGYDSVNMALHGTMPLALLLLLPVAKLAVTSLCAGAGVPGGLFTPSLFFGALLGGAFGMLVEQALPGGAAPSGAYALLGMGAVLAGTTHASVSAVLMIFEMTGDYDFILPLMLAAVVAAVVSRRLEPESLYTSVLARRDVRVPDSVPHWLREEGVRSLLSPATQRVPPSATFDEVVVLLLEQPAGADLYVTDAEGRLLGVITLEALKGHLPDHSLLQATVAADVMDTGVQPITPDLSLAEVAARFGHTELERLPVVDGRRHLLGSLSKGDLLKRGRF, from the coding sequence ATGCCCGAACCCACCTCTGGTGCTGTCCATCCCGACCTGAGGACGGGAGCGCCCTCGCCCTGGCTGCGGCGGATCCTCCGGGGCCTGCTGGGGCAGGAGCGCCGGTTCTGGGTGCTGGTGGTGGGCGTGGGGCTCATCTCCGGCCTGGGCGCGGTGGCGCTCCTCGCCGTGCTGCGCTTCACGCAGCACCTGTTCTGGCAGAGCAACACCGAGCACTTCCTCGAGGGCGCGCTCGCGTCCCCGGGCTGGCGCCGGTTCCTCGTGCCCGTGCTGGGCGGCGCGCTGGTGACGCTGGTGTCCCTGCTGGTGGGCCAACCCCTGCGCGGCCACGGCACCGCGGGCATCATCGAATCCATCTGGGTGAAGTCCGGCCGGCTCCCCTTCCCCCGCGCGCTCCTGCGCGGCTTCGTGTCCATCATCGCGGTGGCGCTGGGGGCGCCGCTGGGCCGCGAAGGCGCGCTCCTCCAGACGGGCGCCGCCAGTGGCTCCGCGCTGTCCGGGTGGCTGCGGCTGGGGCCGGGGCAGGCGCGCGTGCTGGTGGCCTGCGGCGCTTCGGCGGGGATCGCGTCCGCGTACAACGTCCCCATTGGCGCCGCGCTCTTCGGCCTGGAGGTGCTGCTGGGCAGCTTCGCGCTGGAGCTCTTCGGCCCCATCGTCGTGTCGTGCGTGGTGGCGACGCTCGTGTCGCGCACGCTCATCGCGGATCACCCCAGCTACGTGATGCCGCACTACGCGCTCACCCATCCGCGCGAGCTGGTGCTGGCCATCCTCCTGGGCGTGCTCGTCGGCGGGGCCTCCGCCCTCTACGTGCGCGGCATCAACGTGGCGTCGGACCTGCTGGACCGGCTGCCGTCGTGGCTCCGGCCCTTCATGCCCCTGGTGGCGATGACCGTGGTGGGCGCCACCGCGATCGCCGGGCCGTACCTGATGGGCAACGGCTACGACTCCGTGAACATGGCCCTGCACGGGACGATGCCCCTCGCGCTCCTGCTCCTGCTGCCCGTGGCGAAGCTGGCGGTGACGTCGCTGTGCGCGGGCGCGGGGGTGCCGGGCGGGCTCTTCACCCCCTCCCTCTTCTTCGGCGCGCTCCTGGGAGGCGCGTTCGGGATGCTGGTGGAGCAGGCGCTCCCCGGCGGCGCGGCCCCCAGCGGGGCCTACGCGCTGCTCGGCATGGGCGCGGTGCTGGCGGGCACCACGCACGCCTCCGTGTCCGCGGTGCTGATGATCTTCGAGATGACCGGCGACTACGACTTCATCCTCCCGCTGATGCTGGCCGCCGTGGTGGCCGCCGTGGTCAGCCGGCGCCTGGAGCCGGAGTCGCTCTACACGTCCGTGCTCGCCAGGCGCGACGTGCGCGTGCCGGACTCCGTGCCGCACTGGCTGCGCGAAGAGGGGGTGCGCTCGCTCCTGTCGCCGGCGACGCAGCGCGTGCCCCCGTCCGCGACCTTCGACGAGGTGGTGGTGCTGCTGCTGGAGCAGCCCGCGGGCGCGGACCTGTACGTCACCGACGCGGAGGGACGCCTGCTGGGCGTCATCACCCTGGAGGCGCTCAAGGGCCACCTGCCGGACCACTCGCTGCTCCAGGCCACCGTGGCCGCGGACGTGATGGACACCGGCGTGCAGCCCATCACGCCGGACCTGTCCCTGGCGGAGGTGGCCGCCCGGTTCGGCCACACGGAGCTGGAGCGGCTGCCCGTGGTGGACGGGCGGCGGCACCTGCTGGGCTCACTGTCCAAGGGCGACCTGCTCAAGCGGGGGCGCTTCTAG
- a CDS encoding sulfite exporter TauE/SafE family protein — protein MDATPFNFVAIVLCVSIGAGLLGSLLGLGGGLILIPVLTLVLKVDIRYAVGASIVSVIATSSGAAAAYVRDGLANMRVAMFLELATVAGAVTGAMLAGVVGGRALYFLFGAVMAYSALAMLRKLREDGGPREEPPPNALADRLALHGSYYDASTDREVSYRVHRPLTGLGLMYIAGTVSGLLGIGSGALKVPAMDLAMGLPIKVSTATSNFMIGVTAAASAGIYFARGDIDPFIAGPVCVGVTLGAFAGSRYLTKLKSGSLRMLFVAVLLWVSYEMLSKGIRG, from the coding sequence TTGGACGCCACTCCGTTCAACTTCGTCGCCATCGTGCTGTGCGTCTCCATTGGGGCGGGCCTGCTGGGCTCGCTGCTGGGCCTGGGCGGGGGCCTCATCCTCATCCCCGTCCTGACGCTCGTGCTCAAGGTGGACATCCGCTACGCGGTGGGGGCCTCCATCGTGTCCGTCATCGCCACCTCCAGCGGCGCGGCGGCCGCGTACGTGCGCGACGGACTGGCCAACATGCGCGTGGCCATGTTCCTGGAGCTGGCCACCGTGGCCGGCGCCGTCACGGGCGCGATGCTCGCGGGCGTGGTGGGCGGACGCGCGCTGTACTTCCTCTTTGGCGCGGTGATGGCGTACTCGGCGCTCGCGATGCTGCGCAAGCTGCGCGAGGACGGCGGTCCCCGGGAGGAGCCGCCCCCGAACGCGCTCGCGGACCGGCTGGCCCTGCACGGCAGCTACTACGACGCGTCCACCGACCGCGAGGTGTCCTACCGCGTGCACCGCCCGCTCACGGGCCTGGGGCTGATGTACATCGCGGGAACGGTGAGCGGCCTGCTCGGCATCGGCTCGGGGGCGCTGAAGGTGCCGGCCATGGACCTGGCGATGGGGCTGCCCATCAAGGTGTCCACCGCCACCAGCAACTTCATGATTGGCGTGACGGCGGCGGCCAGCGCGGGCATCTACTTCGCGCGCGGGGACATCGATCCCTTCATCGCGGGCCCCGTCTGCGTGGGCGTCACGCTGGGCGCGTTCGCCGGCTCGCGCTACCTGACGAAGCTCAAGAGCGGCTCCCTGCGCATGCTCTTCGTCGCCGTCCTGCTGTGGGTGTCCTACGAGATGCTGTCCAAGGGGATCCGCGGATGA
- a CDS encoding DUF1634 domain-containing protein — protein sequence MSPEPNEPRAQQETTAVVPEGVPLTPELLISQLLRGGVLLSLSLVTCGMVMTFFRHPDYFSSPDALQRLTSPDSAPHRLPDVFEGVMAVRGQSFVMAGLLVMITVPVLRVALSLGIFRAQKDRTFAAITTSVLALLLLAFLLGGVE from the coding sequence ATGAGTCCCGAACCCAACGAGCCCCGCGCCCAGCAGGAGACCACCGCCGTCGTCCCGGAGGGGGTGCCCCTCACGCCGGAGCTGCTCATCAGCCAGCTCTTGCGCGGCGGCGTGCTCCTCAGCCTGTCGCTCGTCACCTGCGGCATGGTGATGACGTTCTTTCGCCACCCGGACTACTTCTCCTCCCCGGACGCGCTCCAACGCCTCACCTCGCCGGACTCCGCGCCCCACCGGCTGCCGGATGTCTTCGAGGGCGTGATGGCGGTGCGCGGGCAGTCCTTCGTGATGGCGGGGCTCTTGGTGATGATCACCGTGCCCGTGCTGCGCGTGGCCCTGTCGCTGGGCATCTTCCGCGCGCAGAAGGACCGCACCTTCGCCGCCATCACCACCAGCGTGCTCGCCCTGCTGCTGCTCGCGTTCCTCCTGGGCGGCGTGGAGTAG